In Amphiprion ocellaris isolate individual 3 ecotype Okinawa chromosome 2, ASM2253959v1, whole genome shotgun sequence, the genomic stretch ATTCAAGTGACATCACTTTTTTGATGGTTTTAGCTGTTAATGCTCCAACACCTTTTAAAACTAGCACACAGTGGATACTGAAGTAAAGCTTGGTTTTGAGAATTACATTGCAAGTCAAATTGCAATTGCAAAATCTGTCAGAGAAAccatattcagattttttttccaaaaatcaTTCAGGCCCagcatatttaaataatttaataagCTTGCAGTTAGTTTAGGTTTGGCTTCTGTATATTTCTGCATTCTACAAAATTATCTCCAATCTTGAGTGAATGGCAAATATTGTAATAATATGTCACTATGGTGGGTTTGTCTGCATAAAGTTgagaggaatatttccagaaatgtgacctatgtctgaatgacagagtGCTGacactttaacagactgatgaagccagCAATATGACATATATGTCTGATAAGGGCTACAGGGTCACTCAAGTcctctgtatttatatatacttactgtatttttacatatcGCAGATAAGCATCATATAACAATGCAGCCCTAACATGTGTGATTAAGTCATCATTTGATATATATggtttttaaagacttttgtTATTTATGCATCATAATTTTTGCAGTTATGAGGTCTGTGAGGTATGCTTCAATACATGTTAGCATAGGAGTATCTTTGGACTTTGTACAAGCACTAAAGTCTGGAAATTTCGATATTGTTTAGTACAAATATACCTAAAACAACAGCCAGGAATCTTCGATGTCGTAGAAATCGTTGTCACGTAAATCCTTCAGAGATTTAGATGCTAACTCGCTTCAGGTAGTGAGACTATGCTAAGTAGCTTAGCCGGCTAAAGTCagtacacaaacagacaaagctaAAGCTAGCGGGTCACACAGAAGGACACGGAGACGTAGTTAGCTCAATTCTGACCAGTAcgagaaaaatacaaacacttGCCTAACTGTACTCCACCTGTTATTGATTTAACTTACCACGTCCTCAGAATGGCCACGTACTTGGCACCGACGAACTTATTGAGTATTTTCTGGACCATCCCGACCTGCCTCTGCTAGCGGACTACACCATCAACTGTCCTGGCGCTGagagctgctaatcaggacccCGAGCTGCCTCTCCTTATGCCTGTTAAAAATAACCACCGCTCGGTTGCGTGCCGCAGCTCAGGGTCGTTTCAGGCCACCATTTTAAAAGGTCTGTATTTACAGCACACAGCCGCCTAGAACCAACTGTGTACTCAGTCAGTGGCTACCATCCAGCTGTTGTTGCTTTTATGGAATCAATAGCGTACGCTGGTGTCATGCCTTGGATTTAATGTGGTGCTTTTGTTGCATGAAACTGTAGTAAATGCATTAGTCGGTTAGCCGGCAATTGGTAAAggaaaatatgaacaaattcATTTTCCGAACTACAATAAACCCTTTATTACAATGgtttcctttattttcctttttatgtatACAATATTCAAAAGCCAGACATTGGAAAAGGTATAATCTGTTATTAAAAATGGCACATTTATTGCTACATTACTGTTATATACAGGACAGTTCTCaactatatatatttatatatgtatatatatataatatatatataaaagagagagagattgagTGAGGCACTCTGAGGACCCTGGAGGAGTCAACAGTGTCCTCACTCCAAGATGTCAAGCTCTGTACCTGCGAATGTATTTAACACTCAATGGTCTCACCCCTTTTTTAGTTCAACAAAGATATGACAAAATTATTGAAATCAAGTTTGAATCACTGCTTTCTTTTACCAAAAAAGTCCAAGCCCATCAGCTGAAAACTTTACATGCTCCTGCAGTGATCGAGggggtttgtttttctgcagatttcaaaCTGTGTCTACGTCAAGACTCGAGTCGAGAAATAAAAGTTCCCCCAACCACAGAATTTGTAATTTAATAGGATGTTGACAAAATACTCAATGAACATCTAGTCAGATTTTCCTCTTTAGAACAAATCAGCAACAGTCAGTACACTTACTGATCTTGCAATGACAGACAAAACTTCATGTGCAACTTTTTGAGAGAGGCGATTAGAACTTCTCACAAAAAGCCACTGTCAACGCCACCAAAGAGCTGGAAGAGTAAAGGTCGGGTGAAAATTGTCACTAATGACTAAATATACTGAAAGTCACTGCAGCAAAGGGCTTGCACTCTGATACACAGAAAGTTAAAATGCTCCAAATCAGTAGAGGTTCCAGCTACTATGGAAAATAAAACTCACTCCCTACATTGAAACCGAAGCAAATACATACTGAAACACGTTTATGTGTGTCAAAGGCAGACAATCAGAGCCAAAAGCAGCATCTCTTGAACCCCGTCATGTCAAGTGATTTAGCAAATATAgggcagacagaaagaaaaactcacgACCTGGACCCGTGACCATGACCTTAACTAAAACAGCAGTTTGGACAATATAATCCAGTTGAATAATtagaaaaaaggaataaaaacttAACAAGATCTAcgtaacatttatttatttaactagaTACACTGAAAGAAAATCTCTTTATACCATTTAAACTTCTTcctgaaaattgaaaaaagcattAGGAGAAGGGAGGGTGGGGGAATGAACAAGTACCTCTTTAATCTCCATGATAAATGAAATGATATGgttcacaaaataaaactgtcttaaatgaaaatacaagTTCAGGCACTGATAAGGTATCACTCTCCCATCATGACATCTTAAGTCTTGAGAATGAAAAGGCCACACTATTGATTTGTATAGgtcttttttcttcatcattttttcttttttgtagaaattaaacacacaaaatgctcTACCTCCCATTTGTGATTACATGTTGGTAAAAAGAAACCATTCACAACATGACATGACATGGGAATAACATCACAATAACACTGTTTTGTTCTCCATATTATCCATTACCTCACACCCAAATACCGACGTCTGCCTCCAAAAACGACATGTGCAGGAAACTAACAGTGATCTGCACACTGGAGAGCCCCTTGGTTTAGGGCAGACATTAGAAGAAGGTGAAAACTATTATACTgtactgacaaaaaaataaacaaaaaaaacaggaacacaaCTTTGAAAATGAAGGCGATCCACATTTGTATGGTAGCTACATTCAAAAACCAGTTGCATAATTACTGTTCGAGACAAAAATCCCTTCCCACGTGTTTCATCAGTGCCTCGCCGCCCGAGTAAAAACGCCTCGACAGGGCCGCGGAACAAACTGTCCATATATGCCCAAATGGAAAGAAAGAATTCATCTGGGTAGCTGATGATGCGCCTTGCAACTAAAACTGGAATTAAAAGGATACACCAAACGCTTTcaacttttttcatttatcatcTGTCAACCCTTTTCCTCTGCCATCCCAGTTCAATtgttgaattcatttttttttttaacaatttcatttaaatgtcaaatatccCCTTATACAGCTCATCTACAATACACTCTAAACTTCAAACTAATATTGCCATTTATGTaaaaaatctacaatgtatagactaacaaaaaatatatatttttatatatatttaattttgaaaaatgaaacagaataaTGTATGAAGTGAATTTACACGTCACACTTCTCTCAGGTAAGAAACGTGAGAACACACTTACTCAGGAGGAAGGTGAGGGGCTGTAATTCAGTGGGAATGCTCATTTAGGAAAAGAAAGCCTCAGTTACACAAAGGCTCATCTGCTTTGACAACTGTGGACAGATGAGATCCCTCCTTTAAAGAAACCcagatgttttttctcttttacagaTAATCAATTATGGGGAAAGACTTGAGCTGTTAAGTCTGCTGGCACTGTCAGTAAACCAGTTCAAGAAAGCAACAGCACTAAATGGTGCCGATCACTTAGTGAGTGATTCAAATGGCTTTTATACAAGACTTTCAGGGACTGAAATGCAAAACAGGTCAACACAACTTCCAGCCTACAACTATACAACTGTGCTTTGTCTTGTCAATGTATGCTTTAGTACATAAAGCAGTACAAAAACCTGGATCTATAACAAGGGACTACTGGAGTAACACTAGAATTTGTGGTCAACAAAGAGGAAGAACAGTTTTGTAGTTGACAGATTCTACCACTTGGATAACTCATAACCTTCAAGGAAGAAGTCTTTGATTCCAAGTCTCCAGATGCCTTGTGGGATGCGACTGGGCTTCAGTCAGAGACAGCCTCAAGGTCAGAGTTCCCATTTTTCATGTTAAGCTGCGTTTGAAATGTCAAAACTACGACGTTTGCCTTGCGACCTTTCCGCCgccttccacacacacacaaggaaaaGTGACTGAATTTTGACAATTCAACTTCAACTATGGGCTTGGTTACATAACATATGTAAGACTGTACCATCACGCTGGGAATgacatacattaaaaataattgctCATACACATAAGCAATCCCTCACAATAAATGTTCCTCACATGTAAAGCAATTTGCTTAAATGTCAAATAGAAAACATGTAACAATTAGGCACAAATCCTTGATacaatttgtgtttgtttaggtctcctttctttgtttttttccaccagagCACCTCTCGGCAGTGTGTGAAGTCCCAATGTGTGGCAGGACAAAAAAGTACTCCGGCGTTCCATCATCGTGTGGAAaccaaaagagaaataaaaatcttacatgtataaaacaaagcaaaactaaaaaaaaaaaaaaaaaaaaaaaaaaaaaagaagttcttCACATTTGAGCTTGTAGTCATGGTTGGGAGTGCGACAAACAGGCTGTGTCAGTTTTGGCAGTATGCATGTGTGTAcgagtgtgtgaatgtgcatcTTGAAACTTGAACGGACAATACATAGACATgtccacatttacacacacactgagaatAATGGGTGGAAGAAATCTGTTAAGGCCACATCCTCTGACAGCCAGGGAAACACCACCAGATCTGTAAAAAGGAAGGACCACAGATGTTATGCAGTGGCATTTCTACAAAACGCAAAGTTTAACAATGCTGCTAAACTGTGGCTAACAAATAGCAGTAACAGTGTTTAAGGCCTACCTGGTGTTACATGTGGCCAACTGGATTGTGGCCATCTCCTCCCATGCTAGGATGGCCTCCTGAGAGCTGCATGGGTGCTTCACCCACCACCCCAGAAACCTTCTCCTCCTCACGGCGTTTTAAACATGCTGCCTTGGGGTTAAGGTTGCGCTCTGACAGAGAAAGGAAAAGCAGAAACAGGCCTCGTcagtaaacagaataaaactgtGTTCAACCATCCGAAATCCCACCAGAGGCATGTTATccttaaataaacacatttttaaagatgtattcttcatcagagccagaaactgtagcAACAGTTGTTGAAATTATCAACAACTCTGGAAAactaaccaaatctaagcttaaaatcatatcTCATTAAAATTACTtgattctacatgtctcatttaaaaaattgccaaaaacaaactgctAGCACCAACTAGATtcggcaaaaaaataaaaaattctgcattcatCAGCACACTTCAGTAAAAcctggatagatagatagaacctTTATTAATTCCGGGGGAAATttaagtgttcagcagcttacatacaacaacataaaataacaaaaaaaacaaaaaaagcaggttAGTGACATTAACAATAGCGGTTAGTATATAAAACtaataattaaaattcaatatacagtGGATGTGgagtcaacatgtacaacatttttatgtttttaaaaataaataatcatgttCATCAagttctttgtttgtttgttttatgaatAATGGCATTGTAATTGTGCCATTCtgtacaaaacacatttttgagttctggCTACCTCTAGCCATAGTTGTGcagtttctatagaggtgcaggactttaaattaaaaatgctgaCACTGACCTCTGACTTGTTGTTCTAAATTGAGGATGACATTGACAGCTTGGTGAAGAATGAGAAGTTTGGTCTGAGGTTTGTCATGGCTGAGGTGCAGCTGGCACATCCTCCCAAGCTCCTTAAAAGCCTCGTTGATGTCCCGTACTCTGAGACGTTCACGGGCGTTGTTAGCCACTCGCCGCTCCCTCTCGCGCTCCATCTTCACCTCGGGGGGAAGGTCCTCGTCATCTTCATTGTCCTGACTACTTAGAAACAGAGATGAAGAGATGAAGACAAACCCCCGAACACAGTGTTCGTGCTACCGTGTGACTACCAATTAGCAGCATTAATTTTAATAGCAGAGACTGCAAACCCACACCTTGGTATTAAATGAATGCACTAAAAATGACAGGAGAGAGaagctaaaaacaaaagttttgGCAAATTCTGTGCAATATCAATTTTTTACGTTCTACAAGAATCTGTGTATTATCTTCATTTTTCAACTACTGAAGAATATGTGCAATATAGATCAAATCTGGgcaatatcaatatttttatatcaGGATTTCTACTCAtggaagaatctgtgcaatattggTCTTGTTCACATGCTGAAGAATCTATACAATATCTGAATAATCACATATATACGAATCAATACAGATGTATACTTTTTGTTAATCTTTCTACTGATGGTCCCTACATGTTTGCGCCATCTCTTTTGCTGCTGTAGCACTGCAAATTTCcacactgtgggattaataaaagcTTATCTCTTAATACTATGTTAAAGTAAGTCtggaaaaactaaattcaagaaGCAGCAACTCAAACATCAAATGATcatttaatcaaaatgtttTCCCCACATCAGTTGGATAGGTTGTCTGCTGGCAtcctaccctgtgtgtgtgaaatgtttCTGGTTTTATCTTAAAGTTTGACTTTAAATTATGTCTTGAAAGAAGGGAAGCAGGATAAGCTGTGGCTTAGGCCTTCATCTTTTTGTCCCTTAAAGTTcttgtttagtgtttttgtggtttggaataattttgttttgtggGTGTAATTCTTAATAgaccaaaatgcattttaagtttaaatttcAAAATTCATAGGCAGCAAATGTACAGAAATGGTGAAAGTGAGTGATGGGTAATAACATTCAGAGTGTCATAATTATACAATGACTTTGCCAATCAACGGTCAGATTTTAGACACCAACTCCATGAACATGTGCTTTGAGTGATGTCCGGCAAGAGTCAACAAAGCACGAGAAATTGATTCTCTATTGGAGAAACTTACTCATCTTTCTGGTCTGAAAGGCCAGAGAGCATCTGGAGGGTCAACGCCTCCTTTCTGAAAACGTGACATTAAGGGAGGGGGATTTTGACATTGTTAAACACCTAACATAGCCTGGGCAATCAGTGGGAAACACAGGAAAGAAGAAACGACTAAGATGAATTACACTGTCTTTTAAAGGTGACTAACAGCTGAGCCTTACAGTGGACAAATCAAACAGTTTCCTCTATGTCCTCATAGTGACAGGAAAATCTCCAACTTTGTGGGATAACATAGAATCTTACAGCATGGAAGAATTATTTTGTGACGTTTctggtgaaaacacaaagacttaAAACCTGATTAAGGACTTACCTTGTTCGACTGCGTGCTGCCTTGGAGTCCTTCTTTTCATCGTCTGACTTGTCTGCAATGGATGAGTTTTCATCATCCTCTTTGTCTTCTCTTTTGAtgtctgagctgctggaggagtGTGTGGAGCGGGCCATGCCACCAGGGAGACCTAAGGATGAACACATGAATGTGAAAATGCAAACCATTCATTCCACTAGAGACTTTCAATTTCAGGAAGGGATACAATACGATTTGTAAACTGAAAAGCTCAAAAAAGGCCAGAGTGTAGAGTAGAATTGCTACAATCTACTTCTCATGTCAGTACCTTTGTTTCACAAatcaaagacaaaatattagcaaAAACCTTACTGGTAAAGCCTTCCGGCTGGCCAGCTGATGGTGTGGGTCCGGATGCGTGATGGCCGTGCAGAAGAGTGCTGCTGGGAGGAAGGCCTGTGGGCTCCTCATGTTTGCTTCCCTGCTGATGAAGGTGCAGAACAACAACGTTAATCCCAAAAGGAAAAGACATGTACAACTATTTAACTACAAACCTGACTGCAAAAGGTTTGCCAAACAAAATGTGTTGATCCAATTTGCAGCTAAAGATGTCAGTGAAGCTACAAAGGAAAAATATCTTTACCACTGAACTAAAATAACTATATTCTCTGTAACATAATCAATAAACATGTTGTTCGataatatttttacagattcatAAAAATATTTGACAGTAAATGCTGGGCTTGAAAATAAATTTACCCCTAATTTCATGCAACATGCTTCTTGGCCAGCAGATGGCATAAATGATCCTCTGACATGTTTGGTTCCTCAtggaaataaaattataaagtTGCTAGTAATGCAaatttttaccttttatttcTACGTTTCTTGCCAAATAACCCCAAACTAATTTATTCTGAAGAGTAATTTGTTGTGCAGTctaaaattacatcaaaaaataaagtttttcctATCATCTTATTACAGATTGTTGTACGTGATAATTCTTTGTAGCCTTTCCCCGAAATGCCATTTATTATTGAAGCTTCCTCAGAAATGGCTGAGAGAAATTATAGTACAAACGGACACTtctgtttgctttgtgttgttgtaacgTGCcattaaaaattgtgttttaaacACAGGTGAAAGAAAATGCAAGTTGATAGAGTATTTAACTCACCATAGCAGGGTGTCTGTTGCTGAGTGCGAGGCTAGCATTGGGGAAAGCTGGAGAGAGGCCTCCGAGGCCCCCGTTGTGTACCGAGGACAGCAGGCTGTGCATGTCGGAGTGGCCGCCCTCTAAGCCAGGGCCCTGGCCCACAGCATGGCTACGCAGCACATGGATAGCCTCTTCCAAACGGTCCTCCATTTTACtctgctatataaatacatgtAGAATGAGCTAAAATATCGGCATGACAGAAGTTCAAGCAaaagaaatgtgatttaaagACTTCAACAGTATCTTTGTACTATATTGGGGACTAACCTACTAAAAGACACCATAAAAAATCTGGAAGAATATGTTCATATGGGCAAATTCAGGGTTAAAATTATCTTTGATGTGGCAGACAAATATCTGAACATACCAGTGGGTGCGGTGGCCCTTCATAGTTGGGTGTGGTTGGTCTTTGCCACTGAGACTGAGCTCCTGCTGAGAGAAATATTGGGACAATGTTCACTGGTAATTCTTGGTCTTACACCAGATGGAGCTGCACACACATTTTTGTAttgaataacattttaaaaatgtagagcaTCATTGTCACTTATCAAGTTcaactgattacatttttgGGCCAAAAACAAGTTCCCCATCACTTAAATCACCTAAACAGTTAAATGAGTTGAACTAAATAAGGTATTCTGTTACTGGAACGGGTGCTTGATTCAAATTCATGGCTGTAAAGCAGAGTTAAAACCCGcaataaaagacaataaaacaacctaggctcagtttaccatccattTGACTGGCAAATGGAATAAGCTCTCAGGTTAACATGAATCTTACATCCAAGCAAGGTAGAACAGAACCGATTTGAgctaaaagattaaaaaaaaaactaattttcgTCATCTTGGAGGATACATTACAGATGGATTAGAATATATTATCATTAAATTTGTAGCCGTTATACAAATAGTAAGCAATGTGACACTCTTATTGTCTCTATATGAGAATTAAGCTGTACCTGCAATAGCCTGAGGAGATCCAGGAGTAGATGGAGCCGAGGAGAAATTATTACAGTTGTGGTCCGATGGATAAATCTGAAAGAATTAGTCAAAACACTTTCACAATATgtacaataaaatcaaacattcatcagtgctatttttttaaaaaggaagatTCAATCTTGTACAATTGGGTTAAAAACACCCTCATTTTCTATGTCATGCAATATCACAAACCAGTCATGTGCATGTTCAGATAAttaaataagaaagaaaaataatgccAGATGAAATAGTTCTTGATTAGTTAATCACTTATACTTCAAACAAATCCAGGTTTTATATGTTTTTCATTATCTTGAAATGTTTAGGTCTCATGTTTGTGCAAAATATTTGCAGaagttctgccaaaaacacagaaataacaaTTGTGTGTGCAATTCAATTACTTGTGCTGATGTAGAATGTTTATTCTTAGCTTATTTTATAATTCTACAACAATGAATTCACTTTtacatgaaacaaccaaaataatattaaaaagatttttatctGCGCACGAGTCCATAGTTGAATTTGTACTGAACTGTTCTTTGTAGAATCTTTGTCAGAGGAAATACAATTCTtggaaaaattattttgataattttattgCCAagcagcaattaaaaaaaacaaaaaaaaaaaaagaacaaacagagaATGACTCACTGAGGCAAGAGCTTTCCCAATTTCATCTCCTGAACTGCCGGCGTTGGTGCCTCGGTTTGCTGCTGAAACAAAATAAGTAAACCAGTGGCCTGTTAGTTTGTTCttgagaggaaaaagaagtgAAATGACCATATCAGCTGAATCAGTGAAAGATGCCATCATATACTTTTGTGATATTCGAGAGTTCATTACCCATGATGCCTTCGCCGTTGATGGCGGGTGTGTGGTTGTAGGTGGTGGGGGCTGAGTGGAAGCCATTGACTTCGCTGCCGTGCAGAGGATAGTTCTGTGGGGACAGAGGCAGGGGTTGACGCTTCTGGAGAAAGGATACAAGTAGCTGCATAAGGCACAAAATCTGCTCACAGAAAATGCACATTGAAACATGTACTAAgctaataaaacagtttaagGTTCAGTTATTTAACATGCTGCATCCAAAATCTTAACAGCAATTTCAAAATAATGCAACATGCACATTGTGATGCCCTGAATCTTATAAAACACTTGAAAATTAACAACAAAGTAGAAAATTAAGACGAGATTGAGGCTGTTTCTACTCACCATCCTGTCCTGTTGGTTAATTGCAGAGAAGGATCCGGGCTGTCCAATGTGAGGGGAATTACCCAGCATGGCAGAATAGCCGGAAGATGACCAGGGGTCTTCTGAGGAAAGAGGAAGCACATttggaaatataaaaaaacagcTTCACAAACATGATTACAGCACAAAACTATTGAGGTGATGTTTGGAGAAAGGTTACCTTGCATATAGAAGGAGCCTGGGTAGACGGCTCCAGGCTTACCACCAGGATATCCTCCATTGTCCCTGGCATACTCATCACCAGATGTGGAAGCATACAcctaaataaacacacagacgtCGAGCAGTTGGACAACGATTTCTAGAATATACTCAGCACTGATAATGTATGACACTTGAATAACCCCATGCATTATAAGAGATGAAACAGTTATTGATCCGCCTTATCCTTGCTATACAAAACCATTTAATTACACTAGCTTCAAGTGGCCACAAGATGGCAAGAGGGAGTCTGCCGGTGGTGGAGGAAGGCCGGCTCCTCTCCTGTAGAGGAGAACACAGTGGCCATGGCATGCTGGGCACAGCGACGGCTTGAATCCCAGTGCACAGTGAGCACTTCCTCTAGCTCCTAGGACCCCAGTGACATCGCACTGCCTGGTCTGCAGCCCCTCCCTATAACACACTCAGTATCAGCTCACACACATACCATGCATTCAGTGAGCCAACACACCCATCCATGCCCAATCCAACAGCAATGTTCTCAAACTAGCACTATCACATTCTGTATGGCATCAACAGAGGATTGGAGATATTCAAAAATGAACAGCTCTGATGAGATTGGACTTTTAATATTAGCATCTTAAAGAGTCCAATCGAGCATCCTTTCTACATATTgcgaacaaaaaaaaaaaatgctccaaataCACAGACTGAAGGCGGACATGAGAAGCCCTCAGTTTCCAGACACCATCAGCCGCCACTCGgtccttcttttcctctcctcctctgcagTGCATGGCAGatagaggaagagagaaagagaatggAGGCTATGCTGCAAAGAATGCTAATCCAGAgaagggatttttttctgtaatttgatTTAACAGGGAGAAGTGGAAAGGGAATGGAGAGATGCACTTCTAATTACAGAGCCATCTGCCTGTTCCTGGACCACATCCAACTCCACAGGCAGCTGGGCTGAGGAGAGGGAgcgaagagagggagagagatggggGCTGGGATCCAGTcagcaagagagagagggagagactgcAGTGGGTAGGGGGTGGTAAAGGGGCAAGGGGGAGgattgaggggaaaaaatgaaggCCCTGATGATTTATGAAATGGGTAGAGAGATAAGGGGTGTTGAGGGGGACAGGAGAAGGTA encodes the following:
- the tcf3b gene encoding transcription factor 3b isoform X4; the protein is MNEQQQRMAAVGTDKELSDLLDFSAMFAPPVANGKNRTMTLASSQFGGSAIDERSGSGSWGSTEQSSPSFSQGRGYGEGSHYNEHEGLSSPFISSGIAGKNERPPYPPFGSQPGFLPSDIAMPSPDAMSPSGIKPGSQFYPSYPNNPRRRPPDGGIDSQPKKIRKPPGLPSSVYASTSGDEYARDNGGYPGGKPGAVYPGSFYMQEDPWSSSGYSAMLGNSPHIGQPGSFSAINQQDRMKRQPLPLSPQNYPLHGSEVNGFHSAPTTYNHTPAINGEGIMAANRGTNAGSSGDEIGKALASIYPSDHNCNNFSSAPSTPGSPQAIAAGAQSQWQRPTTPNYEGPPHPLQSKMEDRLEEAIHVLRSHAVGQGPGLEGGHSDMHSLLSSVHNGGLGGLSPAFPNASLALSNRHPAMGSKHEEPTGLPPSSTLLHGHHASGPTPSAGQPEGFTSLPGGMARSTHSSSSSDIKREDKEDDENSSIADKSDDEKKDSKAARSRTRKEALTLQMLSGLSDQKDDSQDNEDDEDLPPEVKMERERERRVANNARERLRVRDINEAFKELGRMCQLHLSHDKPQTKLLILHQAVNVILNLEQQVRERNLNPKAACLKRREEEKVSGVVGEAPMQLSGGHPSMGGDGHNPVGHM
- the tcf3b gene encoding transcription factor 3b isoform X16, whose protein sequence is MFAPPVANGKNRTMTLASSQFGGSAIDERSGSGSWGSTEQSSPSFSQGRGYGEGSHYNEHEGLSSPFISSGIAGKNERPPYPPFGSQPGFLPSDIAMPSPDAMSPSGIKPGSQFYPSYPNNPRRRPPDGGIDSQPKKIRKPPGLPSSVYASTSGDEYARDNGGYPGGKPGAVYPGSFYMQEDPWSSSGYSAMLGNSPHIGQPGSFSAINQQDRMKRQPLPLSPQNYPLHGSEVNGFHSAPTTYNHTPAINGEGIMAANRGTNAGSSGDEIGKALASIYPSDHNCNNFSSAPSTPGSPQAIAAGAQSQWQRPTTPNYEGPPHPLQSKMEDRLEEAIHVLRSHAVGQGPGLEGGHSDMHSLLSSVHNGGLGGLSPAFPNASLALSNRHPAMQGSKHEEPTGLPPSSTLLHGHHASGPTPSAGQPEGFTSLPGGMARSTHSSSSSDIKREDKEDDENSSIADKSDDEKKDSKAARSRTRKEALTLQMLSGLSDQKDDSQDNEDDEDLPPEVKMERERERRVANNARERLRVRDINEAFKELGRMCQLHLSHDKPQTKLLILHQAVNVILNLEQQVRERNLNPKAACLKRREEEKVSGVVGEAPMQLSGGHPSMGGDGHNPVGHM
- the tcf3b gene encoding transcription factor 3b isoform X6, giving the protein MNEQQQRMAAVGTDKELSDLLDFSAMFAPPVANGKNRTMTLASSQFGGSAIDERSGSGSWGSTEQSSPSFSQGRGYGEGSHYNEHEGLSSPFISSGIAGKNERPPYPPFGSQPGFLPSDIAMPSPDAMSPSGIKPGSQFYPSYPNNPRRRPPDGGIDSQPKKIRKPPGLPSSVYASTSGDEYARDNGGYPGGKPGAVYPGSFYMQEDPWSSSGYSAMLGNSPHIGQPGSFSAINQQDRMKRQPLPLSPQNYPLHGSEVNGFHSAPTTYNHTPAINGEGIMAANRGTNAGSSGDEIGKALASIYPSDHNCNNFSSAPSTPGSPQAIAGAQSQWQRPTTPNYEGPPHPLQSKMEDRLEEAIHVLRSHAVGQGPGLEGGHSDMHSLLSSVHNGGLGGLSPAFPNASLALSNRHPAMQGSKHEEPTGLPPSSTLLHGHHASGPTPSAGQPEGFTSLPGGMARSTHSSSSSDIKREDKEDDENSSIADKSDDEKKDSKAARSRTRKEALTLQMLSGLSDQKDDSQDNEDDEDLPPEVKMERERERRVANNARERLRVRDINEAFKELGRMCQLHLSHDKPQTKLLILHQAVNVILNLEQQVRERNLNPKAACLKRREEEKVSGVVGEAPMQLSGGHPSMGGDGHNPVGHM
- the tcf3b gene encoding transcription factor 3b isoform X11; this translates as MNEQQQRMAAVGTDKELSDLLDFSAMFAPPVANGKNRTMTLASSQFGGSAIDERSGSGSWGSTEQSSPSFSQGRGYGEGSHYNEHEGLSSPFISSGIAGKNERPPYPPFGSQPGFLPSDIAMPSPDAMSPSGIKPGSQFYPSYPNNPRRRPPDGGIDSQPKKIRKPPGLPSSVYASTSGDEYARDNGGYPGGKPGAVYPGSFYMQEDPWSSSGYSAMLGNSPHIGQPGSFSAINQQDRMNYPLHGSEVNGFHSAPTTYNHTPAINGEGIMANRGTNAGSSGDEIGKALASIYPSDHNCNNFSSAPSTPGSPQAIAAGAQSQWQRPTTPNYEGPPHPLQSKMEDRLEEAIHVLRSHAVGQGPGLEGGHSDMHSLLSSVHNGGLGGLSPAFPNASLALSNRHPAMQGSKHEEPTGLPPSSTLLHGHHASGPTPSAGQPEGFTSLPGGMARSTHSSSSSDIKREDKEDDENSSIADKSDDEKKDSKAARSRTRKEALTLQMLSGLSDQKDDSQDNEDDEDLPPEVKMERERERRVANNARERLRVRDINEAFKELGRMCQLHLSHDKPQTKLLILHQAVNVILNLEQQVRERNLNPKAACLKRREEEKVSGVVGEAPMQLSGGHPSMGGDGHNPVGHM
- the tcf3b gene encoding transcription factor 3b isoform X2 yields the protein MNEQQQRMAAVGTDKELSDLLDFSAMFAPPVANGKNRTMTLASSQFGGSAIDERSGSGSWGSTEQSSPSFSQGRGYGEGSHYNEHEGLSSPFISSGIAGKNERPPYPPFGSQPGFLPSDIAMPSPDAMSPSGIKPGSQFYPSYPNNPRRRPPDGGIDSQPKKIRKPPGLPSSVYASTSGDEYARDNGGYPGGKPGAVYPGSFYMQEDPWSSSGYSAMLGNSPHIGQPGSFSAINQQDRMKRQPLPLSPQNYPLHGSEVNGFHSAPTTYNHTPAINGEGIMAANRGTNAGSSGDEIGKALASIYPSDHNCNNFSSAPSTPGSPQAIAAGAQSQWQRPTTPNYEGPPHPLQSKMEDRLEEAIHVLRSHAVGQGPGLEGGHSDMHSLLSSVHNGGLGGLSPAFPNASLALSNRHPAMQGSKHEEPTGLPPSSTLLHGHHASGPTPSAGQPEGFTSLPGGMARSTHSSSSSDIKREDKEDDENSSIADKSDDEKKDSKAARSRTRKEALTLQMLSGLSDQKDDQDNEDDEDLPPEVKMERERERRVANNARERLRVRDINEAFKELGRMCQLHLSHDKPQTKLLILHQAVNVILNLEQQVRERNLNPKAACLKRREEEKVSGVVGEAPMQLSGGHPSMGGDGHNPVGHM